In the Helianthus annuus cultivar XRQ/B chromosome 11, HanXRQr2.0-SUNRISE, whole genome shotgun sequence genome, one interval contains:
- the LOC110891536 gene encoding dihydrolipoyl dehydrogenase, mitochondrial yields MAMANLFRRKATRDVLRYSLYRGFASESEVNDVVVIGGGPGGYVAAIKAAQLGLKTTCIEKRGALGGTCLNVGCIPSKALLHSSHLYHEAKTKFANHGVKCSDVQVDLPAMMAQKDKAVFNLTKGVEALFKKNKVNYVKGAATFLSPSQISVEEEEEQGEKKTVVGKNIIIATGSDVKGLPGITIDEKRIVSSTGALALTQIPNKLIVIGAGYIGLEMGSVWARLGSEVTVVEFAPVIVPTMDGEIRRQFQRSLEKQKMKFMLNTKVMGVDTSSSDVVKLTLEPSAGGGDQTVLEADVVLVSAGRTPYTAGLGLENIGVETDKIGRIPVDRKFSTNVKGVYAIGDVIPGPMLAHRAEDDGIAVAEFIAGKEGHVDYDKVPGVVYTHPEVASVGKTEEQVKESGVAYRVGKFPMMGNSRAKSIDDAEGLVKVIAEKETDKILGVHIMASNAGELIHEAALAISYDASSEDIARTCHAHPTLSEALKEAAMATYDKPINI; encoded by the exons ATGGCGATGGCGAATTTGTTCAGGAGAAAGGCGACGAGAGATGTGTTGAGGTATTCGTTGTACAGAGGATTCGCCTCGGAATCTGAGGTAAACGACGTCGTTGTAATCGGAGGAGGCCCCGGTGGATACGTTGCGGCGATCAAGGCTGCTCAGCTGGGCCTCAAAACCACCTGTATTGAGAAACGTGGCGCCCTTGGTGGTACTTGCCTCAACGTCGGCTGCATCCCTTCCAAG GCACTTCTTCATTCTTCTCACTTGTACCACGAAGCCAAAACTAAGTTTGCAAACCATGGCGTAAAGTGTAGTGATGTTCAAGTAGATCTCCCTGCCATGATGGCCCAGAAGGACAAAGCCGTATTCAACCTGACAAAAGGTGTCGAAGCCCTTTTCAAGAAGAACAAAGTTAACTATGTCAAAGGCGCCGCCACCTTCCTGTCGCCTTCCCAGATCtctgttgaagaagaagaagaacaagggGAGAAGAAGACTGTTGTTGGCAAAAACATTATAATTGCAACCGGTTCTGATGTCAAAGGGCTACCCGGGATAACCATCGATGAGAAGCGGATCGTGTCGTCCACAGGTGCTCTGGCTTTAACACAAATACCCAACAAGCTTATAGTTATTGGAGCTGGTTATATAGGGTTGGAGATGGGCTCTGTGTGGGCCCGCCTTGGTTCGGAAGTTACTGTTGTCGAGTTTGCTCCGGTAATTGTCCCTACGATGGATGGTGAGATCCGGAGGCAGTTTCAACGCTCTTTGGAGAAGCAGAAGATGAAATTCATGCTTAATACTAAAGTGATGGGTGTTGACACTAGTAGCAGTGATGTGGTCAAGTTGACCCTTGAGCCTTCAGCGGGTGGTGGTGATCAGACGGTGCTGGAAGCGGATGTGGTTCTTGTTTCTGCTGGGAGAACTCCGTATACAGCTGGACTAGGGTTGGAGAACATAGGAGTGGAAACTGACAAGATAGGGCGAATCCCTGTGGACAGAAAGTTTTCTACGAATGTGAAAGGGGTTTACGCGATTGGGGATGTTATTCCTGGGCCTATGCTGGCTCACAGGGCAGAGGATGATGGTATTGCAGTGGCTGAGTTCATTGCTGGAAAGGAAGGGCACGTGGATTATGACAAGGTTCCAGGCGTTGTGTACACGCATCCTGAGGTGGCGTCTGTGGGGAAGACGGAGGAGCAGGTGAAGGAGTCGGGGGTGGCTTACAGGGTAGGGAAGTTCCCCATGATGGGAAACAGCAGGGCCAAGTCCATTGATGATGCGGAAGGGCTGGTGAAAGTGATAGCTGAAAAAGAAACGGACAAGATTCTTGGGGTTCATATCATGGCATCCAACGCTGGAGAGTTGATCCACGAGGCTGCTTTGGCGATAAGTTATGATGCATCGAGTGAGGATATTGCGCGCACATGCCATGCTCATCCTACATTGAGTGAGGCTTTGAAGGAGGCTGCCATGGCCACTTATGATAAACCCATTAACATCTGA